From Enterococcus wangshanyuanii, the proteins below share one genomic window:
- the pepA gene encoding glutamyl aminopeptidase yields the protein MEEKTFQRIKELTELQGTSGFEDDIRGYMKKHMTPLVDEIQYDGLGGIFGLKRAKEQDAPRVMVAAHMDEVGFMLTQIKDNGLFQVVPLGGWNPYVVSAQRFTLKTSKGNYPCISSSVPPHLLRGTSGQKQLEVTDVLFDAGFESKEEAESFGVRPGDSIVPQTETIKTANGKNIISKAWDNRYGCTLVLEALEELQNEQLGHTLIAGANVQEEVGLRGSKPSVHKFKPDLFFAVDCSAADDLQTKKGTYGHLGEGTLLRIYDPGLITLPRVREYLLDTAATHNIPYQYFVSKGGTDAGAAHTTNNGVPSTVIGVCGRYIHTHQTMFNIKDYEAAREMLIQVLKGLDKTTVNTIIYGK from the coding sequence ATGGAAGAAAAAACATTTCAACGCATCAAAGAACTGACTGAACTACAAGGAACCAGCGGATTTGAAGACGATATTCGCGGCTATATGAAAAAGCATATGACGCCTTTAGTTGATGAGATCCAGTACGATGGTCTAGGTGGTATTTTTGGATTGAAGAGAGCAAAAGAGCAAGATGCACCGCGTGTAATGGTTGCAGCACATATGGATGAAGTTGGCTTTATGCTGACTCAAATCAAAGACAACGGCTTATTCCAAGTCGTACCTTTAGGCGGTTGGAATCCTTACGTTGTTTCCGCACAACGTTTTACGTTAAAAACAAGCAAAGGAAATTATCCATGTATTTCCTCTTCTGTGCCACCACACTTATTACGTGGGACAAGCGGTCAAAAACAGCTTGAAGTAACCGATGTGTTATTTGATGCCGGATTTGAATCGAAAGAAGAAGCAGAAAGCTTTGGTGTCCGTCCAGGAGACTCGATCGTCCCTCAAACAGAAACGATCAAAACAGCAAATGGTAAAAATATCATCAGTAAAGCTTGGGATAATCGTTACGGCTGTACATTAGTATTAGAAGCGCTGGAAGAATTACAAAATGAGCAATTAGGTCATACGCTGATCGCTGGCGCCAATGTTCAAGAAGAAGTTGGTTTGCGTGGTTCTAAACCATCTGTTCATAAGTTTAAACCAGATTTATTCTTTGCAGTCGACTGTTCAGCTGCCGATGATCTCCAAACGAAAAAAGGAACATATGGTCATTTAGGTGAAGGAACGCTATTACGTATCTATGATCCAGGTTTGATCACATTACCTCGTGTCCGTGAATACTTACTGGATACTGCAGCGACACACAATATTCCATATCAATACTTTGTTTCTAAAGGCGGTACAGATGCAGGTGCGGCTCATACAACCAATAATGGTGTTCCAAGTACCGTGATCGGCGTGTGTGGACGCTATATCCATACGCATCAAACGATGTTTAACATCAAAGACTACGAAGCGGCACGTGAAATGCTGATCCAAGTCTTAAAAGGCTTAGACAAAACCACTGTAAATACGATCATTTACGGAAAGTAG
- a CDS encoding TMEM175 family protein, with the protein MEITGNKLRIELFSDAVIAIVITIAALEIPIPQVGDYSGFFESLLTFAISFFIVAGYWNDHRKLFEQIKKINEPFVIRNTCFLFSLVLIPVFTSWSMTAVDKPLPTIAYGVLLMVINATFSSLFKKGIPLVMKGKEDQEQLKQLYAIRDRIYYLAIFLVMLIGWFIPQVALVLFIGVPIISYFLKSNVEESVGRKNRNRRHMSRKIRKSRKN; encoded by the coding sequence GTGGAAATTACAGGAAATAAATTAAGGATCGAATTATTCAGCGATGCAGTGATTGCTATTGTCATCACGATTGCAGCGCTGGAAATTCCGATTCCACAGGTTGGAGACTATTCTGGCTTTTTTGAGAGTCTGCTGACATTTGCAATCAGTTTTTTTATTGTCGCTGGGTATTGGAATGATCATCGTAAATTGTTTGAGCAGATCAAAAAAATCAATGAGCCGTTCGTGATCAGAAATACATGTTTCCTTTTTTCTTTAGTATTGATCCCAGTTTTTACTAGCTGGTCAATGACTGCTGTAGATAAACCGTTGCCGACAATAGCGTATGGCGTGTTACTGATGGTCATCAATGCAACTTTCAGCAGTTTATTCAAAAAGGGAATACCTTTAGTCATGAAGGGAAAGGAAGATCAAGAACAGTTAAAGCAGTTGTATGCGATAAGAGATCGGATTTATTATTTAGCGATTTTCTTAGTGATGCTTATCGGTTGGTTTATCCCGCAGGTAGCGCTTGTGCTATTCATTGGTGTACCGATCATCAGTTATTTTTTAAAAAGTAATGTGGAGGAGTCTGTTGGAAGAAAAAACAGGAACAGGCGACATATGTCTCGTAAAATAAGAAAGAGTAGAAAAAACTAG
- a CDS encoding ABC transporter ATP-binding protein: protein MKKIIKRLPLMATAMAILFLLVQTFSDLYLPTLTAELINQGVVPNDQAVIWQKGLSMLGFAVISFGGALINIYISAKISYRLGGELREALFKKITSFSQKEVDRFGSSSLITRNTNDVTQVQNLVEMGLKFLILAPFYLVGGIYFAYRLSPSLTLIFVSVTPIILLVCWLIFHYTNPLFDKMQRKIDRLNLIFKEGLTGIKVIHAFNKEEVEYQRYQKENESYTKLAIRSNTIFSFLMPFMTLMMSLATIAITWLGAGFIDTGQMEIGTMMGVVSYAAQILMGVAILTMVISSIPRGQISAKRINEVLDTKNVIQDGTTELAENPSMIDRITLDQVSFSYDGAEQEALAKINLSVKSGETLAIIGSTGSGKTTLVNLLDRLYDPSQGTIRFNEQILTQLSQEDWHEQVSLVPQVNQLFFGTIRENLLVGNQAATDAELWKALDLAQASEFVQIQGGLDGAVEKNGGNFSGGQKQRLCLARAFIKQAALYIFDDSFSALDFKTDAMIQKNMKKDLNHAIKVVVAQRITTVKEATKILVLNEGRAVGLGTHEELAKTNPVYQEIILSQEEKEAA from the coding sequence ATGAAAAAAATAATCAAACGGCTTCCGCTAATGGCAACGGCAATGGCGATTTTATTTTTATTAGTGCAAACATTTAGTGATTTATATTTACCTACATTAACAGCCGAGTTGATCAATCAAGGAGTTGTTCCAAACGATCAAGCGGTGATTTGGCAAAAAGGACTGTCAATGCTGGGATTTGCGGTTATTAGTTTTGGCGGAGCGCTGATCAATATTTATATTTCAGCCAAAATTTCCTACCGTTTAGGAGGCGAGCTGCGTGAAGCCTTATTCAAAAAGATCACCTCATTTTCCCAAAAAGAAGTGGATCGTTTTGGTTCTTCTTCATTGATCACTCGAAATACCAATGATGTGACACAAGTTCAAAATTTGGTTGAGATGGGCTTGAAGTTTTTGATTTTAGCTCCATTTTATTTAGTTGGAGGAATTTATTTTGCGTATCGTTTAAGTCCGTCATTAACACTGATCTTTGTTTCTGTTACCCCAATCATACTACTTGTGTGTTGGCTGATTTTTCATTACACCAATCCTTTATTTGATAAAATGCAGCGAAAGATCGATCGATTGAACTTGATATTTAAAGAAGGATTAACGGGAATCAAAGTTATCCATGCGTTTAATAAAGAAGAGGTGGAATATCAACGCTATCAAAAAGAAAATGAATCGTATACCAAATTAGCGATTCGCTCAAACACAATATTTAGCTTCTTGATGCCTTTTATGACCTTGATGATGAGCCTGGCAACAATCGCAATCACATGGTTAGGCGCAGGTTTCATTGATACAGGACAGATGGAAATTGGGACGATGATGGGTGTTGTTTCATATGCAGCGCAAATTTTAATGGGGGTAGCTATTTTAACAATGGTGATTTCTTCTATTCCACGTGGACAAATTTCTGCTAAACGAATCAATGAAGTCCTAGATACAAAAAATGTGATTCAAGATGGTACAACTGAATTAGCGGAAAATCCCTCTATGATCGATCGAATTACTTTGGATCAAGTATCCTTCAGTTATGATGGCGCAGAGCAAGAAGCTTTAGCAAAGATCAACCTTTCTGTTAAATCTGGAGAAACTCTCGCAATTATCGGCAGTACAGGTTCAGGTAAAACAACTTTGGTCAATTTGCTTGATCGATTGTACGACCCGAGTCAAGGGACGATTCGTTTTAATGAGCAAATACTTACACAGCTTTCTCAGGAAGACTGGCATGAACAAGTTAGCTTAGTTCCGCAAGTGAATCAGCTATTTTTTGGAACGATTCGTGAAAATTTACTCGTAGGCAATCAAGCGGCAACAGACGCTGAACTATGGAAAGCTTTAGACTTGGCACAGGCGTCAGAATTCGTGCAAATACAAGGGGGTCTGGATGGAGCAGTAGAAAAAAATGGCGGCAACTTTTCTGGTGGTCAAAAGCAACGACTTTGTTTAGCCAGAGCGTTTATAAAACAAGCAGCACTCTATATTTTTGATGATTCCTTTTCCGCATTGGATTTTAAGACAGATGCAATGATTCAAAAAAATATGAAGAAAGACTTAAATCACGCAATCAAAGTGGTCGTTGCACAAAGGATCACTACAGTAAAAGAAGCGACGAAAATTCTCGTGCTCAATGAAGGTCGGGCAGTAGGTTTGGGCACGCATGAAGAGCTGGCGAAAACAAATCCAGTCTATCAGGAAATCATTCTTTCACAGGAAGAAAAGGAGGCAGCATAA
- a CDS encoding ABC transporter ATP-binding protein translates to MSKSGPIARGVKAKPKNLTGTLKRLLSYMKDSRWLIVMVAIIAITGTLLQVVSPKILGNATTLIFAGVKEKTGIDFTKLAMILLIVALMYIDKAVTDFLQQWLMTIVSQNTTKRLRNELKAKINELPNDYFDKHSNGNLMSIAINDMDNIATMLQQSLTQLLSSTILIIGVLWLMLTISWKLTLVAGLILPFSFLITKLLTPKAQENFKKYLHVQGSLNGQIEEAYNGHTVIKSFNYEKKSEQQFQTFNQNMYEAGWKSKFFGGSMMPAMILLKNMVYVVICTIGAVEVAAGAILIGNLQAFLQYSTQFSQPISQFSQIWSGLLSIVASAERVFEVLDEEERKSYEQSFPNRLADEAKVRFEHVQFGYGEELLMKDFSLAVQPEETIAIVGHTGAGKTTLVHLLQRFYEISGGSITIDGIDSRNLTHEQLHQKIGMVLQDTWLFSGTIYDNIKYGNPNATKEQVYAAAKAAFVDEFVRKLPEGYDTVLNEETNNISQGQRQLITIARAFLADPEILILDEATSNVDTRTEMLIQKAMKQLLVGRTSFVVAHRLSTIYDADKIIVMDQGDVVEAGNHQELLEADGVYSDIYNSQFLSAVA, encoded by the coding sequence ATGAGTAAAAGTGGACCCATCGCTAGAGGAGTCAAAGCAAAACCAAAAAATCTAACAGGGACCCTCAAACGATTATTGAGTTATATGAAAGATAGTCGCTGGTTGATCGTTATGGTTGCTATAATAGCAATCACAGGAACATTACTTCAAGTAGTGAGCCCGAAAATCCTAGGAAATGCAACGACCTTGATTTTTGCAGGTGTAAAAGAGAAAACGGGAATTGATTTTACAAAGCTGGCAATGATTTTGTTGATTGTTGCATTGATGTATATAGATAAAGCCGTGACTGACTTTCTTCAACAATGGTTGATGACGATCGTTTCCCAAAATACGACTAAAAGATTGAGAAATGAGTTGAAGGCAAAAATCAATGAGTTGCCAAATGACTATTTTGATAAGCATTCAAATGGCAATTTGATGTCGATTGCGATCAATGATATGGATAATATTGCAACGATGCTTCAACAAAGTTTGACGCAATTACTTTCAAGCACGATTTTAATTATTGGTGTGCTTTGGTTGATGCTGACGATCAGTTGGAAGCTAACCTTGGTGGCGGGCTTGATTTTACCATTTAGTTTTTTGATTACCAAATTATTAACACCTAAAGCACAAGAAAATTTCAAAAAATATTTACATGTGCAAGGAAGTTTAAACGGACAAATCGAAGAGGCCTACAATGGTCATACGGTCATCAAAAGCTTTAATTATGAAAAAAAATCAGAACAACAATTTCAGACATTCAACCAAAACATGTATGAAGCTGGCTGGAAATCAAAATTTTTCGGTGGATCAATGATGCCGGCGATGATTTTATTAAAAAATATGGTGTATGTTGTCATTTGTACAATCGGTGCGGTCGAAGTAGCAGCAGGGGCGATTTTGATTGGGAATCTGCAGGCATTTTTACAATATTCAACACAGTTTTCACAACCAATCAGTCAGTTTTCTCAAATCTGGAGCGGCCTGTTATCGATTGTGGCATCTGCAGAACGTGTCTTTGAAGTATTAGACGAGGAAGAAAGAAAAAGTTATGAGCAATCGTTTCCTAATCGGTTGGCTGATGAGGCCAAAGTTCGTTTTGAGCATGTTCAGTTTGGGTATGGAGAAGAATTGTTGATGAAAGATTTTTCTTTAGCTGTTCAACCAGAAGAGACAATTGCGATCGTTGGCCATACAGGTGCGGGCAAGACGACGCTAGTTCACCTATTGCAGCGGTTTTACGAAATTTCCGGCGGCAGTATTACCATTGACGGTATCGACAGTCGAAATCTTACGCATGAACAACTACATCAAAAAATCGGAATGGTCTTACAAGATACTTGGCTTTTTTCAGGAACGATTTATGACAACATCAAATATGGCAATCCCAACGCAACGAAAGAGCAAGTCTATGCTGCAGCTAAAGCGGCATTTGTAGATGAATTTGTCCGGAAATTGCCTGAGGGCTATGACACAGTCTTGAATGAAGAAACAAATAATATTTCTCAAGGTCAACGACAACTGATCACGATCGCACGAGCATTCTTGGCTGATCCGGAAATCTTGATTTTAGATGAAGCAACATCAAATGTCGATACCAGAACAGAAATGTTGATTCAAAAAGCGATGAAACAATTATTAGTTGGGCGTACAAGCTTTGTAGTCGCACACCGTTTGTCTACGATTTATGATGCAGATAAAATCATCGTGATGGATCAGGGAGACGTTGTAGAAGCTGGCAATCATCAAGAACTGTTAGAAGCTGATGGCGTCTACTCTGATATTTATAATAGCCAATTCTTAAGTGCTGTGGCTTGA
- a CDS encoding PepSY domain-containing protein has translation MNEENELSYFKGGLAIGVSLGIISGIASTLWYQKKRTVDADLVLENVKEAFLKEGPIEGSWIEFEKKPLRKFAIHSKTYNGGISRLEDGVMVQYEFTADAFTGTVIDVKRIKD, from the coding sequence ATGAATGAAGAAAATGAATTAAGCTATTTCAAAGGCGGCTTAGCGATTGGTGTAAGTCTGGGTATCATAAGTGGGATTGCTTCTACATTATGGTATCAAAAAAAACGAACGGTTGATGCTGATTTGGTTTTAGAAAACGTCAAAGAAGCCTTTTTAAAAGAAGGGCCGATCGAAGGCTCATGGATCGAATTCGAGAAAAAGCCCTTACGCAAATTTGCGATTCATTCGAAAACCTATAATGGCGGCATTTCGCGCTTAGAAGATGGCGTGATGGTACAATACGAATTTACTGCAGATGCCTTTACTGGTACTGTAATCGATGTAAAAAGAATCAAGGATTAA
- a CDS encoding PTS sugar transporter subunit IIA produces the protein MRLFKKKRVLKAVANGQLIPLEEVNDAVFSQKMMGIGFAIINHSGQVYSPVSGKILSIFPTLHAITLESEAGDTLLIHMGLETVDLKGAPFSLLAAEGETVECGQKLAEMNLAMLKDERKDSVVIVVLPEAAKGDMIKDRKQVSIEDDVFKL, from the coding sequence ATGAGACTTTTTAAAAAGAAACGGGTTCTAAAAGCTGTAGCAAACGGGCAATTAATTCCTTTAGAAGAAGTGAACGATGCTGTTTTTTCACAGAAAATGATGGGTATTGGCTTTGCGATCATCAATCATTCAGGTCAAGTGTATTCGCCAGTTTCGGGAAAGATTTTAAGTATTTTTCCAACACTTCATGCAATTACACTGGAAAGTGAAGCTGGAGATACATTGCTGATCCATATGGGATTGGAAACGGTCGATTTAAAAGGAGCTCCTTTTTCGCTACTTGCAGCAGAAGGCGAGACAGTTGAATGCGGACAAAAGCTGGCGGAAATGAATCTAGCAATGCTGAAGGATGAAAGGAAAGATTCCGTTGTGATTGTCGTCTTACCCGAAGCGGCTAAAGGTGATATGATCAAGGACCGAAAACAAGTTTCTATTGAAGATGATGTATTCAAACTTTGA
- a CDS encoding GRP family sugar transporter gives MYLFYFLPALGWGFMPVIASLTKAKPINQLIGTTMMALVSGLFVLFFMQPELTIPLFIVTFLSGCLWAVGQYLQFHSFQMMPVSEAMPISNGTQLIGTTLVAVVFFQEWQGVTAFIIGGLGIGLIILGIICTSFTKGQKQQKSLGDFKKGVYFLLLSSSALVLYVTLPQFFSISGTAVIFPQAVGMFTTSLVFGWLEKTKIEPVAIMRNWATGIAWSIANVSLFLVIPLIGVAKSFTFSQLAVLVSIFGGLYFLKVEKTKKELGQIICGALLIAVGIMLVGSIKQ, from the coding sequence ATGTATTTATTTTATTTTTTGCCCGCACTTGGCTGGGGCTTTATGCCGGTGATTGCTTCTTTAACGAAAGCTAAACCAATCAATCAATTGATAGGAACCACGATGATGGCTTTAGTAAGCGGGTTATTTGTTTTATTCTTTATGCAACCGGAGTTGACAATACCGCTATTTATTGTCACTTTTTTATCCGGCTGTTTATGGGCAGTCGGCCAATATTTACAATTTCACTCCTTTCAAATGATGCCTGTGTCTGAAGCGATGCCGATTTCAAATGGAACACAATTGATAGGAACAACCTTAGTTGCGGTGGTCTTTTTTCAAGAATGGCAGGGAGTGACGGCGTTTATTATCGGCGGTTTAGGGATTGGTTTGATTATCTTAGGGATTATCTGCACCTCTTTTACTAAAGGGCAGAAGCAACAGAAATCACTAGGCGATTTTAAAAAAGGGGTATACTTTTTACTTCTTTCATCAAGTGCCTTAGTATTATATGTTACGTTGCCACAATTTTTTTCGATTTCAGGAACAGCGGTCATTTTTCCGCAAGCGGTGGGAATGTTTACAACCTCACTAGTATTTGGGTGGCTGGAAAAAACAAAGATTGAACCTGTAGCAATCATGAGAAATTGGGCAACAGGAATTGCTTGGAGTATTGCAAATGTCAGCTTGTTTTTAGTCATTCCGCTGATTGGTGTTGCGAAAAGCTTTACTTTCTCTCAGCTAGCGGTACTTGTCTCAATCTTCGGCGGACTTTACTTTTTAAAGGTAGAAAAGACCAAGAAAGAACTAGGGCAAATCATTTGTGGAGCGCTTTTGATTGCTGTAGGAATCATGCTTGTTGGATCGATCAAGCAATAA